In Cystobacter ferrugineus, the following are encoded in one genomic region:
- a CDS encoding serine/threonine-protein kinase PknK: MEEVMARGGFGTLVRAHREQDGERVALKVAHPESPLAWSQLHREAAVLRALGAPTVPAVYEVGTFAKDVPYIAMQLIAQPTLAELLARRSGPVPPDVFARCAQALVDTLAVVHARGFVHGDLKPENIYYDDAAGRAGFFDFGLSRALHTPVEPMPDGTRFIPSEGAFTGTAEYMAPEQCEGRADLDTRTDLYALGVILYELLTGQPPFFGRQADVLQAHLSRRPPRLGELVPITESLEQVVLRCLAKERDRRFGRAEEVGDALREALSRQEKPRPPALTPPPYLRLVHPAPRRRTVAVLFFHSGATPVTLQKVLASFGGHLAFHEGTRFAGVFDPDAGDKPLQRALRAAEGLVAQALATSTLLDLLSVVVQPRPGGPPRYLGNALSRKEDEPGEGDTPPFLLTRAAVEALPERRCVPVPERPGLFRVATLAVTPQEVTNLSLESGELVGRDEELAELEESARLALEERAPTFVTVLGGWGHGKSHLGATLVQRLQGRLSHARVYSWRARQPIQGTQEGSLRTLIRMALGGAWLERPLPEELGLATCFELLGSRLCAELWPGVASALGWLTHTASEVRSRAAAPGALRSLAMRAAGELLAARARRQPLCLILDDAHYAEETVLDALEYATRAGTRHPLWVCVLARSGFTRGRPSSGTGAAHHRRLELAPLSLASAMELCRQHLRPAENIPAEALARLAHHAQRVPLLLVELMRGLKRQGLVRQHASGGSWYLATDELDRIPELHLVEWLVERELNTLPVELAAHARLCALLGPDFTLEENEQVLRELDLNGGAEDFPLDPRHATHRLMELGLLVDDGRGNVGFRNELLRAMVARSLPKQDQTRIHRAAYRHHRRELRSGERHRLPRLALHAAAAGLRQEAAALYVDLADSARARHAYLEAESTYTRTLELLEEGDEWRRRLALRGRGLMRYRVGRYEDSLADFAEAGKLARRMGAVGEEVELLLDEAMALDWMNDYGRSEARVLEARRLLLSAGLCSALLEARVWLGLGRAQLRKGLWEEARALLEDAAARARGLGDAGYESLVVALLLLAAILPTLGRIDEAGLIFEEVITACEQRGDRLHLGSAINNRRNLWVAREDLRSALRDQERVMQLGRELGMVGWEYFAEYNMGELLYQAGDTRAALPHVTRAIELERRHPEVAPRPWALLLEARVLAFTGEDTRAREVFTAVCREVERSGARFSPAEEVLLHAVELSTREASPEEWRALQARSDGCSTEQEPLEVLELWALARLRRGGREEAVGLLEEALRRAAHIPNLMRARLRRSLESARLPGTA, from the coding sequence CTGGAAGAGGTGATGGCGCGGGGGGGCTTCGGGACGCTCGTGCGCGCGCATCGGGAGCAGGACGGAGAGCGGGTGGCGCTCAAGGTGGCCCACCCGGAGTCGCCGCTGGCGTGGTCGCAGCTACACCGGGAAGCCGCCGTGCTGCGTGCCCTGGGAGCCCCCACCGTTCCCGCGGTGTACGAGGTGGGCACCTTCGCCAAGGACGTGCCGTACATCGCCATGCAGCTCATCGCCCAGCCCACGCTGGCCGAGCTGCTGGCACGGCGGAGCGGGCCCGTGCCCCCCGACGTGTTCGCCCGGTGTGCCCAGGCCCTGGTGGACACCCTGGCGGTGGTGCACGCGCGCGGCTTCGTCCACGGCGATCTCAAACCGGAGAACATCTATTACGACGACGCGGCGGGCCGGGCCGGCTTCTTCGACTTCGGCCTGTCGCGCGCGCTGCACACGCCGGTGGAGCCGATGCCCGACGGCACCCGGTTCATCCCCTCCGAAGGGGCCTTCACGGGAACGGCCGAGTACATGGCACCCGAGCAGTGCGAGGGGCGAGCGGACCTGGACACGCGCACGGACCTCTACGCCCTGGGCGTCATCCTCTACGAGCTGCTCACCGGACAACCGCCCTTCTTTGGCCGGCAGGCGGATGTACTCCAAGCCCACCTCTCGCGCCGTCCCCCCCGGCTCGGAGAGCTGGTCCCCATCACCGAGTCGCTCGAGCAGGTGGTGTTGCGATGTCTCGCCAAGGAGCGCGACCGGCGCTTCGGGCGCGCGGAGGAGGTCGGAGACGCGCTCCGGGAGGCCCTGTCCCGCCAGGAGAAGCCCCGCCCGCCCGCCCTGACACCCCCGCCCTACCTGCGGCTGGTGCACCCCGCGCCCCGCCGGCGCACCGTCGCGGTGCTCTTCTTCCACTCCGGCGCCACCCCCGTCACCCTCCAGAAGGTGCTCGCCAGTTTCGGCGGACATCTGGCCTTCCACGAAGGCACCCGGTTCGCCGGCGTGTTCGATCCGGACGCGGGCGACAAGCCCCTGCAGCGGGCCCTGCGAGCCGCGGAGGGTCTCGTGGCCCAGGCGCTGGCGACATCCACGCTGCTGGATTTGCTGTCCGTGGTGGTCCAGCCGCGCCCTGGAGGACCACCGCGCTACCTGGGCAATGCCCTCTCCCGAAAGGAAGATGAACCCGGAGAGGGCGACACCCCGCCCTTCCTGCTCACCCGTGCCGCGGTGGAGGCCCTGCCCGAGCGGCGGTGCGTCCCGGTGCCCGAGCGGCCAGGTCTCTTCCGGGTCGCCACACTCGCGGTCACCCCCCAGGAGGTCACCAACCTGAGCCTCGAGAGCGGGGAGCTGGTGGGCCGCGACGAGGAGCTCGCGGAATTGGAGGAGAGCGCGCGGCTGGCCCTGGAGGAGCGGGCACCCACGTTCGTCACCGTGCTGGGAGGGTGGGGCCATGGCAAGAGCCACCTGGGCGCCACCCTCGTCCAACGGCTCCAGGGCCGGCTGTCCCACGCGCGGGTGTACTCCTGGCGGGCCCGGCAACCCATCCAGGGCACCCAGGAGGGCTCCCTGCGCACGTTGATCCGCATGGCGCTCGGCGGCGCCTGGCTGGAGCGGCCACTCCCCGAGGAACTGGGCCTGGCCACCTGCTTCGAGCTGCTGGGGTCCAGGCTGTGCGCGGAGCTGTGGCCCGGCGTGGCCTCCGCCCTGGGCTGGCTGACCCACACGGCCTCCGAGGTGCGCAGCCGGGCCGCGGCGCCTGGCGCACTGCGCTCGCTGGCCATGCGCGCCGCGGGCGAGCTGCTGGCCGCGCGCGCCCGCCGTCAGCCCCTCTGCCTCATCCTCGATGATGCCCACTACGCCGAGGAGACGGTCCTGGACGCACTGGAGTACGCGACACGGGCCGGCACCCGCCATCCCCTCTGGGTATGCGTGCTGGCCCGCTCGGGCTTCACGCGGGGCCGTCCCTCCTCGGGCACGGGCGCCGCGCACCACCGCCGCCTCGAGCTCGCCCCCCTCTCCCTCGCCAGCGCGATGGAGCTGTGCCGCCAGCACCTCCGCCCGGCGGAGAACATCCCCGCCGAGGCGCTGGCACGGCTCGCCCATCACGCCCAGCGCGTTCCCCTGCTCCTCGTGGAGCTGATGCGGGGCCTCAAGCGCCAGGGGCTGGTGCGCCAGCATGCCAGCGGCGGGAGCTGGTACCTGGCCACGGACGAGCTGGACCGGATTCCGGAGCTGCACCTGGTGGAGTGGCTGGTGGAGCGCGAGCTGAACACCCTGCCCGTGGAGCTCGCCGCGCACGCGCGGCTGTGCGCGCTGCTCGGCCCGGACTTCACCCTCGAGGAGAACGAGCAGGTGTTGCGCGAGCTGGATCTCAACGGGGGCGCGGAGGACTTCCCGTTGGATCCCCGCCATGCCACGCACCGGCTGATGGAGCTGGGGCTGCTGGTGGATGACGGAAGGGGAAACGTCGGCTTCCGCAACGAGCTGCTACGCGCCATGGTGGCGCGCTCCCTGCCCAAGCAGGATCAGACGCGCATCCACCGGGCGGCCTACCGCCACCACCGGCGCGAGCTGAGGAGCGGGGAGCGCCACCGCCTGCCGCGATTGGCCCTCCATGCCGCCGCCGCCGGCCTGCGCCAGGAGGCCGCCGCGCTCTACGTCGACCTGGCGGATTCCGCCCGGGCGCGCCACGCCTACCTGGAGGCCGAGTCCACCTACACCCGGACGTTGGAGCTCCTGGAAGAAGGCGACGAGTGGCGCCGCCGCCTCGCCCTGCGCGGACGGGGCCTCATGCGCTACCGGGTGGGGCGCTACGAGGACTCGCTGGCGGACTTCGCCGAGGCCGGGAAGCTGGCCCGGCGCATGGGGGCGGTGGGCGAGGAGGTGGAACTGCTGCTGGACGAGGCCATGGCCCTGGACTGGATGAACGACTATGGCCGTTCCGAGGCGCGGGTCCTGGAGGCGCGGCGGCTGCTGCTCTCCGCCGGGCTGTGCTCCGCCCTGCTCGAGGCGCGGGTGTGGCTGGGACTGGGGCGCGCGCAGCTTCGCAAGGGCCTCTGGGAGGAAGCCCGCGCCCTTCTGGAGGACGCCGCCGCGCGCGCTCGCGGATTGGGCGACGCCGGGTACGAGTCCCTGGTGGTGGCCCTGCTCCTGCTGGCCGCCATCCTCCCCACGCTGGGCCGCATCGACGAGGCCGGGCTCATCTTCGAGGAGGTCATCACCGCCTGCGAGCAGCGGGGGGACCGGCTCCACCTGGGCAGCGCCATCAACAACCGCCGCAACCTCTGGGTGGCGCGCGAGGATCTGCGGAGCGCGTTGAGAGACCAGGAGCGCGTCATGCAACTGGGGCGCGAGTTGGGCATGGTGGGCTGGGAGTACTTCGCCGAGTACAACATGGGGGAGCTGCTCTACCAGGCGGGAGACACGCGGGCGGCGCTGCCCCATGTCACCCGCGCCATCGAGCTGGAGCGGCGCCATCCGGAGGTGGCCCCCCGGCCCTGGGCCTTGTTGCTGGAGGCGCGGGTGCTGGCGTTCACCGGGGAGGACACGCGGGCGCGCGAGGTGTTCACCGCGGTGTGCCGGGAGGTGGAGCGCAGCGGGGCCCGCTTCAGTCCCGCCGAGGAGGTGCTCCTGCACGCGGTGGAGCTGTCCACCCGCGAGGCGAGCCCCGAGGAATGGCGCGCGCTCCAGGCCCGCTCCGACGGGTGCTCGACGGAGCAGGAGCCCTTGGAGGTGTTGGAGCTGTGGGCCCTGGCGCGGCTGCGGCGGGGCGGGCGAGAGGAGGCGGTCGGCCTGCTGGAGGAGGCCCTGCGCCGCGCCGCCCACATTCCCAATCTCATGCGGGCACGGCTGCGGCGCAGCCTGGAGAGCGCGCGCCTCCCGGGAACGGCCTGA
- a CDS encoding MBL fold metallo-hydrolase — protein MSSPSSSLRAVDRLEVFVLVDNVLDLLSTVPPDVTPEVPNLVRAGMREFSGSCLCCAAWGLSLLVTAHVGSVRHTVLFDAGPESYAFERNARRLGVDLGSIEAAVLSHGHFDHAGGLPQALRMIHEANGGRAVPLHVNPGMFGKRAFKLADGHLLPLGDVPTLEELSAAGGAVVNSSEARTLLDDLFFVSGEIARVTPYEKGLPQQFRLADEGGWLPDPLVLDERYLAVHVRDQGLVVFSACSHAGIVNVLKDAAGHFPSLPLHAAMGGLHLSGPFNERWIDDTVRDLQGFGLKRLIPGHCTGWRATQALVRALGDVVVPGAVGQLHRFGQGAHGA, from the coding sequence ATGTCCTCTCCCTCTTCCTCCCTTCGCGCGGTGGATCGCCTCGAGGTATTCGTTCTCGTCGACAACGTGCTCGATCTGCTCTCCACGGTTCCACCGGACGTGACGCCGGAGGTGCCCAACCTCGTCCGGGCCGGGATGCGGGAGTTCTCCGGCTCGTGCCTCTGCTGCGCGGCGTGGGGCCTCTCCCTGCTGGTGACGGCCCACGTAGGGAGCGTCCGTCACACCGTGCTGTTCGACGCGGGGCCCGAGTCCTATGCCTTCGAGCGCAATGCCCGGCGGCTCGGTGTGGACCTGGGCTCCATCGAGGCGGCCGTCCTGTCACATGGGCACTTCGACCACGCGGGCGGACTGCCCCAGGCGTTGAGGATGATCCATGAGGCCAACGGTGGCCGGGCAGTCCCCCTGCATGTCAACCCGGGGATGTTTGGCAAGCGCGCCTTCAAGCTCGCCGACGGCCACCTTCTACCGCTGGGTGATGTGCCCACGCTGGAGGAGCTGTCGGCCGCGGGTGGCGCGGTGGTGAACTCGTCCGAGGCTCGCACGCTCCTGGATGACCTGTTCTTCGTCAGTGGAGAGATCGCCCGGGTGACACCCTACGAGAAGGGCCTGCCGCAGCAATTCCGCCTCGCGGACGAGGGGGGCTGGCTCCCCGATCCGCTGGTGCTGGACGAGCGCTACCTGGCCGTGCACGTGCGGGACCAGGGACTGGTGGTCTTCAGCGCGTGCTCGCATGCGGGAATCGTGAACGTGCTCAAGGATGCCGCGGGGCACTTCCCCTCGTTGCCGCTGCATGCGGCCATGGGGGGATTGCACCTCTCGGGGCCGTTCAACGAGCGGTGGATCGACGACACCGTGAGGGATCTCCAGGGGTTCGGTTTGAAGCGGCTCATCCCGGGACATTGCACGGGCTGGCGGGCGACCCAGGCCCTCGTGCGCGCACTCGGAGACGTCGTGGTGCCGGGCGCGGTGGGGCAACTCCACCGCTTCGGTCAGGGAGCGCACGGGGCCTGA
- a CDS encoding cupin-like domain-containing protein, which translates to MSSTTSRLSPEWQQWLAENLAQGATPEELITPLRSAGVSEEVAREEVAAAAQHPFVRAGRSIARRYARLESLMDVYSDLHRQAGHHLGVEKRAGLSAEEFFTRYYFGHRPVVLQGLMEDWPARRRWSLDYFRETCGEAEVEIMSGRDANPHHPFEHDRHRSTVRMAEFLRMIAEAGETNDFYMVPRNDNWQREGLRRLREDIRATHGIIDPSLDPRSMTLLLGPAGTVTPLHHDKTNVLLGQVLGRKHCKLVPSFQPHRVYPRDGTFSHVDAANPDPSLHPAFLEAHTVQVVVEPGEFLFIPVGWWHWVRALDVSATVTFLHFQLPEGNTYMEFPA; encoded by the coding sequence ATGTCTTCAACAACCTCCCGTCTCTCCCCCGAGTGGCAGCAGTGGCTGGCGGAGAACCTCGCCCAGGGCGCCACTCCCGAGGAGCTCATCACCCCGCTGCGCTCGGCCGGCGTGAGCGAGGAGGTGGCGCGCGAGGAGGTGGCCGCCGCGGCTCAACACCCCTTCGTGCGCGCGGGACGCAGCATCGCCCGCCGCTACGCGCGGCTGGAGTCGCTGATGGACGTCTACAGCGACCTGCACCGCCAGGCGGGCCATCACCTCGGCGTTGAGAAGCGGGCCGGACTGTCCGCCGAGGAGTTCTTCACCCGCTACTACTTCGGCCACCGCCCCGTCGTGCTGCAAGGGCTCATGGAGGACTGGCCCGCCCGGCGCCGCTGGTCCCTCGACTACTTCCGAGAGACGTGCGGCGAGGCCGAGGTGGAGATCATGTCCGGCCGCGACGCCAACCCCCACCATCCCTTCGAGCACGACCGGCACCGCTCCACCGTCCGCATGGCGGAGTTCCTCCGGATGATCGCCGAGGCGGGCGAGACGAACGACTTCTACATGGTGCCGCGCAACGACAACTGGCAACGCGAGGGACTGCGCCGCTTGCGCGAGGACATCCGCGCCACTCACGGCATCATCGATCCGTCTCTCGATCCCCGCTCGATGACGCTGCTGCTCGGACCCGCTGGCACCGTCACCCCACTCCACCATGACAAGACGAACGTCCTGCTGGGCCAGGTGCTCGGCCGCAAGCACTGCAAGCTCGTTCCTTCCTTCCAGCCCCACCGGGTGTACCCGCGCGACGGGACCTTCAGCCACGTGGATGCCGCGAACCCGGACCCCTCGCTCCATCCCGCCTTCCTGGAGGCCCACACGGTGCAGGTGGTGGTCGAACCGGGGGAGTTCCTCTTCATCCCGGTGGGCTGGTGGCACTGGGTGCGCGCGCTCGACGTGAGCGCCACCGTCACCTTCCTTCACTTCCAACTCCCAGAGGGGAACACCTACATGGAGTTCCCCGCCTGA
- a CDS encoding heavy metal translocating P-type ATPase produces the protein MAHEHTHAQHSHADAPHTPPSNAEGKVLDPVCGMTIDPATAKGGSHVHKGATYHFCNPKCRERFAAEPEKYLPKDPVCGMSVNPNAPKGGTHVHEGKTYFFCNPKCRERFAAEPQKFLVPQAAPEPVEAPPGTMWICPMDPEVRQDHPGACPMCGMALEPEQPVTMTARTEWVCPMHPEIVRDAPGACPTCGMALEPRTVLPEEAPDPELVSMTRRFWVGLVLSLPLFVLGMSEMIPGQPLGRVLNPGVLAWVQLALATPVVLWAGWPFFERGWASVKNRHLNMFTLIALGTGAAYLFSVVATLAPGLLPHAFTGHGGSVPVYYEAAAVIITLVLLGQVLELRARRATSGALRALLGLAPAVARRIREDGGEENIPLEQVRVGDSLRVRPGEKVPVDGAVLEGTSAVDESMVTGESIPVEKGPGTRVTGGTVNGTGGLVMKAERVGRDTLLARIVQRVSEAQRSRAPIQKLADKVAAVFVPAVIAVSVVTFLVWALLGPEPRLAHALVNAVAVLIIACPCALGLATPMSVVAGMGKGAGVGLLIRDAAALELLEKVDTLVVDKTGTLTEGKPRLVSVVAADGLDEARLLHLAASLERGSEHPLAAAVVAGAEERGAVLTAARDFRSVTGQGVTGLVGEARVALGNVALLESLGVDAGALRPRAEALRREGQTVMFVVVDGQPAGLLGVADPVKATTPEALAALHREGVRVVMLTGDSRTTAEAVARELGIDEVVAEVLPEGKGDVVKRLQAGGRTVAMAGDGVNDAPALAQADVGIAMGTGTDIAMESAAVTLVKGDLRGIARARKLSQETLRNIRQNLFFAFVYNTLGVPIAAGVLYPFFGLLLSPMLAAAAMSLSSVSVISNALRLRHLDL, from the coding sequence ATGGCTCACGAGCACACCCACGCGCAGCACTCCCACGCGGACGCCCCGCACACTCCCCCCTCGAACGCGGAGGGCAAGGTGCTGGACCCGGTGTGTGGGATGACGATCGATCCGGCGACCGCCAAGGGGGGCAGCCACGTCCACAAGGGGGCGACCTACCACTTCTGCAACCCGAAGTGCCGGGAGCGCTTCGCCGCCGAGCCCGAGAAGTACCTGCCCAAGGATCCGGTGTGCGGCATGTCGGTGAACCCGAATGCCCCCAAGGGTGGCACTCACGTTCATGAGGGCAAGACGTACTTCTTCTGCAACCCGAAGTGCCGGGAGCGCTTCGCCGCCGAGCCCCAGAAGTTCCTCGTGCCCCAGGCCGCGCCGGAGCCGGTGGAGGCGCCGCCGGGCACGATGTGGATCTGCCCGATGGATCCCGAGGTCCGCCAGGACCACCCCGGGGCCTGTCCCATGTGTGGCATGGCACTGGAGCCCGAGCAGCCGGTGACGATGACGGCCCGCACCGAGTGGGTGTGCCCCATGCACCCGGAGATCGTGCGCGACGCGCCGGGGGCGTGCCCCACGTGCGGCATGGCGTTGGAGCCCCGCACGGTGCTGCCCGAGGAGGCGCCGGACCCCGAGCTCGTGAGCATGACGCGGCGGTTCTGGGTGGGTCTCGTCCTCTCGCTGCCGCTGTTCGTCCTGGGCATGTCCGAGATGATTCCGGGCCAGCCGCTGGGGCGCGTCCTCAACCCGGGGGTGCTGGCCTGGGTGCAGCTCGCGCTGGCGACGCCGGTGGTGCTCTGGGCGGGCTGGCCCTTCTTCGAGCGGGGCTGGGCCTCGGTGAAGAACCGGCACCTCAACATGTTTACCCTCATCGCCCTGGGGACGGGGGCGGCGTACCTCTTCAGCGTCGTCGCCACGCTGGCGCCGGGGCTGCTCCCGCATGCCTTCACCGGCCATGGGGGCTCGGTGCCCGTCTACTACGAGGCGGCGGCGGTCATCATCACGTTGGTGCTGCTGGGACAGGTGCTGGAGCTGCGCGCTCGCCGGGCCACCTCGGGCGCCCTGCGGGCACTGCTCGGACTCGCTCCGGCCGTGGCGCGGCGCATTCGCGAGGATGGGGGAGAGGAGAACATCCCGCTGGAGCAGGTGCGGGTGGGGGACTCGCTGCGCGTGCGCCCGGGTGAGAAGGTGCCGGTGGATGGCGCGGTGTTGGAGGGGACGAGCGCGGTGGACGAGTCCATGGTGACGGGCGAGTCCATTCCCGTGGAGAAGGGCCCCGGTACCCGCGTCACCGGCGGCACCGTCAATGGCACGGGCGGCCTGGTGATGAAGGCCGAGCGGGTGGGGCGGGACACGCTGCTCGCGCGCATCGTGCAGCGGGTGAGCGAGGCCCAGCGCTCGCGCGCGCCCATCCAGAAGCTGGCGGACAAGGTGGCGGCGGTGTTCGTGCCGGCCGTGATCGCGGTGTCGGTGGTGACGTTCCTCGTCTGGGCCTTGCTGGGACCCGAGCCGCGGCTGGCGCACGCGCTGGTCAACGCGGTGGCGGTGCTCATCATCGCCTGCCCCTGCGCGCTGGGCCTGGCCACGCCCATGTCCGTGGTGGCGGGCATGGGGAAGGGCGCCGGGGTGGGGCTGCTCATCCGCGACGCCGCGGCCCTGGAGCTGCTGGAGAAGGTGGACACGCTGGTGGTGGACAAGACGGGCACGCTCACCGAGGGCAAGCCCCGCCTGGTGTCGGTGGTGGCGGCGGACGGCCTGGACGAGGCGCGGCTGCTCCACCTGGCGGCGAGCCTGGAGCGAGGCAGTGAGCACCCCCTGGCGGCGGCGGTGGTGGCGGGGGCCGAGGAGCGCGGGGCGGTGCTGACGGCGGCGCGGGACTTCCGCTCGGTGACGGGCCAGGGGGTGACGGGGCTGGTGGGAGAGGCTCGGGTGGCGCTGGGCAACGTGGCGTTGCTGGAGTCGCTCGGCGTGGACGCGGGCGCGCTGCGGCCTCGCGCGGAGGCGCTGCGGCGCGAGGGCCAGACCGTCATGTTCGTGGTGGTGGACGGGCAGCCCGCGGGGCTGCTCGGCGTGGCGGACCCGGTGAAGGCGACCACTCCCGAGGCCCTGGCCGCGCTGCACCGCGAGGGCGTGCGCGTGGTGATGCTCACGGGGGACAGCCGCACCACGGCCGAGGCGGTGGCGCGGGAGCTGGGCATCGACGAGGTGGTGGCGGAGGTGCTGCCCGAGGGCAAGGGCGACGTGGTGAAGCGGTTGCAGGCGGGGGGCCGCACGGTGGCGATGGCGGGGGACGGGGTGAACGACGCGCCGGCGCTGGCGCAGGCGGACGTGGGCATCGCCATGGGGACGGGGACGGACATCGCCATGGAGAGCGCGGCGGTGACGCTGGTGAAGGGGGACCTGCGCGGGATTGCCCGGGCGCGCAAGTTGAGCCAGGAGACGCTGCGCAACATCCGGCAGAATCTCTTCTTCGCCTTCGTCTACAACACGCTGGGGGTGCCCATCGCGGCGGGGGTGCTGTACCCCTTCTTCGGCCTGCTGCTCAGTCCGATGCTGGCCGCGGCGGCGATGAGCCTCTCGTCGGTGTCGGTCATCTCCAACGCGCTGCGGCTGCGTCACCTGGACTTGTAA